The following are encoded in a window of Sorex araneus isolate mSorAra2 chromosome 11, mSorAra2.pri, whole genome shotgun sequence genomic DNA:
- the PPRC1 gene encoding peroxisome proliferator-activated receptor gamma coactivator-related protein 1 isoform X2 has protein sequence MAARRARRDGVAPPPSGGPGPDPGGGVRGSGWGSRSQAPYGTVGAVSGGEQVLLHEEGDDSSFVSLSRLGPTLRDKDLEMDALLLQDETLLGTMQSYMDASLISLIEDFGSLGESRLSLEDQNEVSLLTALTEILDNADSENLSPFDSIPDSDLLVSPREGSSLHKLLTISRTPPERDLITPVDPLGASTGSSRMSGVEMSLADPSWDFSPPSFLDTSSPKLPSWRPSRSRPRWGQSSPQQRSDGEEEEEVARFSHQLLAGELDKPASSVPDFPMHLACPEEEEKTAATAEMSGQAAGDESISSLSELVRAMHPYCLPALTHLTSLDGELQEQTEDLALPEDCVVLEIVGHAAAAGNDLEIPVVVRQIPPEPQPGLLHDALEAGPALELLMPTLESGTEATVPKEALSLEKEGLSLDLREKLELTSLMAPQDSMDPEAPKGPLNPPDSSAPCSQKTRKGRRKKSKDQPAASAEGYSRRLRSSSRGQCRGTGQMTSLPSEEVQREAGPACGKGKPRAWARAWAAALEKPSSSGLESPVRQVRPAGEGPRDLCPSLVDPIQGSSVQVHLSRGDSAPANPVPLGSIEADPTAGGTVPTDPAPADPAPDDLAAADLELVDSLPSDPVLTDSAAVGPAVAVPIADDMSPVDPVPAMPMPVDSVTTDPPPVDSVLAKSRPTDPRRGAALSAQASLASPFFLESEVSALSKAAVSEGKAVGPLKVENGTGATTQEAKPRPLSLSEYRRRRQQRQAEAKERSSQPPAGKWPSLPETPTGLADIPCLVIPTAPTKKTAVQRSPEVSPGACSVPVAPSPASPSPEPPASKPLSSTTPEQVPSQEIPLPAAPLPPAVQPMLPPMPSAPPFPPGGLGVTAMLPLPASGQGVSSLPPPPLQPPSLPVPPDPYPHYAPVPPWPCYPPVAPSGYPCLPPPPTVPLVSGTPGAYAVPPTCNVPWVPPPASVPPYSSSCSYGPLGWGPGLQHPPFWPAVPPPPLPLASVGRAVPPPKVESSGTPAGPSESVLPVPMAPPQGLQASAGQGAAAVEAARVEGKPVPASHLKHQVSSPGQSAQGKTPPCGTVPEPESERLKPEMQETRPREKPPSPVAKAVSAATPRPSTAPKLPALHPARLRKLSFLPKPRAQGPEDVVQAFISEIGIEASDLSSLLEQFEQSEAKKECPPPAPADSLAVGNSGVDTPQEKKPLDRLQAPELANVAGLTPPATPPHQLWKPLAAVSLLAKAKSPKSTAQEGTLKSEGVTEAKHPAAARLQEGAQGPSPVHVGSGDHDYCVRSRTPPKRMPALVIPEVGSRWNVKRHQDITIKPVLSLGPAAPVPPRTAASQEPLDHRTSNEQAEPPAPCLAPSALLSPEASPCRTDARTLPEPSAKQRSVRCYRKACRSASPQNRGWQGRRGRSSRSISSGSNQTSEASSSSSSSSSSSRSRSRSLSPPHKRWRRSSCSSSGRSRRCSSSSSSSSSSSSTSSSSSSSRSRSRSPSPRRRSDRRRRYSSYRSHDHYQRQRVLQKERAIEERRVVFIGKIPGRMTRSELKQRFSVFGEIEECTIHFRVQGDNYGFVTYRYAEEAFAAIESGHKLRQADEQPFDLCFGGRRQFCKRSYSDLDSNREDFDPAPVKSKFDSLDFDTLLKQAQKNLRR, from the exons ATGGCGGCGCGCCGGGCGCGGAGAGACGGAGTCGCGCCGCCTCCGAGTGGGGGCCCCGGCCCAGACCCGGGCGGCGGAGTCCGCGGCAGCGGTTGGGGGAGCCGGAGCCAAGCGCCCTATGGGACTGTTGGCGCTGTGAGCGGCGGAGAGCAG GTGCTGCTCCATGAGGAAGGGGATGATTCCAGCTTTGTCAGTCTGTCACGACTAGGCCCCACTCTGAGGGACAAGGACCTGGAGATGGATGCCTTGTTGCTACAGGATGAGACATTGCTGGGGACCATGCAGAGTTACATGGATGCCTCACTCATCTCCCTCATTGAAGATTTTGGGAGCCTTGGAGAG AGCAGGTTGTCTCTGGAGGACCAGAATGAGGTGTCACTGCTCACGGCTCTCACTGAGATCTTGGACAATGCGGATTCTGAGAATCTGTCTCCGTTTGACAGCATTCCTGACTCGGACCTGCTTGTGTCACCTCGAGAGGGCTCCTCT TTGCACAAGCTGCTCACCATCTCTCGGACACCCCCAGAGCGTGACCTCATCACCCCAGTTGACCCGCTGGGAGCCAGCACAGGCAGTAGTAGAATGAGTGGG GTTGAAATGTCTCTCGCCGATCCCTCTTGGGActtctccccaccctccttcTTGGACACATCTTCCCCCAAACTTCCTAGTTGGCGTCCCTCAAGGTCCAGACCCCGCTGGGGCCAGTCTTCTCCCCAGCAGCGCAGTGacggggaagaagaggaggaggtggctcGCTTCAGCCACCAGCTGCTTGCTGGGGAACTGGACAAGCCTGCGAGCAGCGTTCCAGATTTCCCCATGCACCTAGCCTGTcctgaggaggaagagaagacgGCAGCGACAGCAGAGATGTCTGGACAGGCAGCTGGAGATGAGAGCATCTCCTCCCTGAGTGAGCTGGTGCGAGCCATGCATCCCTACTGCCTGCCCGCCCTCACCCACCTGACGTCACTGGACGGTGAGCTGCAGGAGCAGACGGAGGACCTAGCCCTGCCTGAGgattgtgtggtgctggagattgtgGGACATGCAGCTGCAGCTGGCAATGACCTGGAGATTCCAGTTGTGGTGCGGCAGATCCCTCCCGAACCCCAGCCGGGGCTCCTGCACGACGCCCTGGAGGCTGGCCCAGCCTTGGAACTGCTCATGCCCACACTGGAGTCGGGGACGGAGGCCACCGTGcccaaggaagccctgagcctggAGAAAGAGGGTCTGTCCTTGGACCTGAGGGAAAAGCTAGAGTTAACCAGCTTAATGGCGCCCCAGGACAGCATGGACCCAGAGGCACCTAAGGGGCCTCTGAACCCACCAGACAGCTCCGCACCGTGTTCCCAGAAGACCCGAAAGGGCAGGAGGAAGAAGAGCAAGGATCAGCCCGCAGCCAGTGCAGAAGGCTATTCCCGGAGACTGAGGTCATCCTCCCGTGGGCAGTGTAGAGGGACTGGACAGATGACTTCCCTGCCTTCAGAGGAAGTCCAGAGAGAGGCAGGACCCGCATGTGGCAAAGGGAAACCCCGGGCCTGGGCTCGGGCCTGGGCAGCCGCCTTGGAGAAACCGAGTTCCAGCGGCTTGGAGAGTCCTGTCAGACAAGTGAGGCCAGCTGGGGAGGGTCCTCGAGACCTCTGTCCCTCCCTGGTTGACCCCATCCAAGGCAGCTCAGTTCAGGTCCATCTCTCACGGGGGGACTCTGCCCCAGCCAACCCTGTGCCACTTGGCTCCATTGAAGCTGACCCCACAGCAGGTGGCACTGTTCCCACCGACCCTGCGCCTGCCGACCCCGCCCCAGATGACCTTGCTGCAGCTGACTTGGAACTGGTTGATTCTCTCCCCTCTGACCCAGTTCTGACGGACTCAGCAGCGGTGGGCCCTGCGGTGGCCGTTCCCATCGCAGATGACATGTCACCAGTTGACCCTGTCCCGGCTATGCCGATGCCAGTTGACTCTGTTACCACAGATCCCCCTCCCGTGGACTCTGTACTGGCTAAGTCTCGGCCCACTGATCCCCGCCGTGGCGCGGCCTTATCCGCCCAGGCAAGTTTAGCCTCTCCGTTCTTTCTGGAGTCAGAGGTCTCAGCTCTCTCGAAAGCTGCCGTCTCTGAAGGCAAGGCCGTGGGTCCTCTGAAGGTAGAGAATGGTACCGGTGCCACCACCCAGGAAGCCAAACCCCGACCCCTTAGCTTGTCTGAGTACCGGCGTCGGAGGCAGCAGCGTCAAGCAGAGGCGAAAGAGAGGAGTTCCCAGCCTCCAGCTGGGAAGTGGCCCAGCCTCCCGGAGACCCCCACGGGGCTGGCAGACATCCCTTGTCTTGTCATCCCGACAGCCCCAACTAAGAAGACGGCTGTGCAGAGAAGCCCTGAGGTCTCTCCCGGAGCGTGCTCTGTCCCTGtggctcccagccctgcctctccTAGTCCAGAGCCACCTGCAAGCAAACCTCTATCCTCCACAACTCCTGAGCAGGTGCCATCCCAGGAGATCCCGCTGCCTGCCGCACCTCTGCCTCCTGCCGTGCAGCCCATGCTCCCCCCGATGCCCTCTGCGCCGCCTTTCCCTCCTGGTGGACTGGGCGTGACTGCCATGTTGCCCCTTCCTGCCAGTGGGCAGGGGGTCTCCAgtctccccccaccgcccctgcaGCCTCCTAGTCTCCCGGTGCCCCCTGATCCTTACCCTCACTATGCCCCTGTGCCTCCTTGGCCTTGTTATCCCCCCGTGGCCCCCTCTGGCTACCCTTGCCTGCCTCCCCCGCCAACGGTACCCCTCGTGTCTGGGACTCCTGGTGCTTATGCTGTGCCCCCTACTTGCAACGTGCCTTGGGTACCCCCACCTGCCTCAGTCCCACCTTACAGTTCCAGCTGTTCCTACGGGCCCTTGGGCTGGGGCCCGGGACTGCAGCACCCTCCGTTCTGGCCTGCTGTGCCCCCACCTCCGTTGCCTCTGGCTTCAGTTGGAAGGGCTGTCCCCCCACCCAAGGTGGAGTCCAGTGGCACCCCAGCTGGCCCTTCGGAAAGTGTACTTCCTGTGCCGATGGCTCCTCCCCAAGGCCTTCAAGCATCCGCTGGGCAGGGAGCTGCAGCGGTAGAGGCTGCCAGGGTGGAGGGGAAGCCAGTGCCTGCGTCTCATCTGAAGCACCAGGTGTCCTCCCCCGGGCAGAGCGCCCAGGGCAAGACTCCACCATGTGGGACTGTTCCCGAGCCTGAATCTGAGAGACTGAAGCCGGAGATGCAGGAGACCCGGCCCAGGGAGAAGCCGCCTTCTCCTGTGGCCAAGGCAGTTTCTGCAGCCACGCCTAGGCCGAGCACTGCTCCTAAGCTGCCCGCGCTCCACCCGGCCCGCCTGAGGAAGCTCTCCTTCCTGCCGAAACCACGCGCCCAGGGCCCCGAGGACGTTGTGCAGGCTTTCATCAGTGAGATTG GAATCGAGGCATCGGACCTGTCCAGTCTGCTGGAGCAGTTTGAGCAGTCAGAAG CCAAAAAGGAGTGCCCTCCCCCGGCTCCTGCTGACAGCTTGGCTGTAGGAAACTCAGG CGTTGACACTCCCCAGGAGAAGAAGCCCCTAGACCGGTTACAAGCCCCAGAACTGGCCAACGTGGCAG GGCTCACCCCTCcagccacccctccccaccagttATGGAAGCCCCTGGCTGCTGTCTCACTGCTGGCCAAAGCCAAATCTCCTAAATCCACGgcccaggagggaaccctgaagTCTGAAGGAGTCACAGAGGCCAAACATCCAGCTGCAGCCCGCCTCCAAGAAGGGGCCCAGGGCCCTAGTCCAGTTCatgtgggctccggggaccatgacTATTGTGTTCGGAGCAGGACACCCCCCAAAAGGATGCCTGCTCTAGTCATTCCAGAGGTGGGCTCCCGCTGGAATGTCAAACGCCATCAGGACATCACCATCAAACCTGTCTTATCCCTGGGCCCAGCTGCCCCAGTGCCCCCACGTACTGCTGCCTCCCAGGAACCACTTGATCACAGGACTAGCAATGAGCAGGCAGAACCCCCTGCCCCTTGCCTCGCCCCTTCCGCCTTGCTTTCCCCTGAGGCCTCGCCGTGCCGGACTGACGCTAGGACTCTTCCCGAGCCCTCGGCCAAGCAGCGGTCAGTGCGCTGTTACCGAAAAGCCTGCAGGTCGGCCAGTCCCCAGAACCGGGGCTGGCAGGGCCGTCGGGGCCGCAGCAGTCGTTCTATCAGCTCTGGGTCCAACCAGACCAGCGAAGCATCATCTTCCTCATCCTCATCGTCGTCCTCATCCCGGTCCCGGTCCAggtccctctcccccccacacaagaGGTGGCGAAG ATCCAGTTGCAGTTCCTCTGGACGTTCCCGAAGatgttcttcctcctcctcctcctcatcatcatcctcctcaACATCCTCTTCCTCATCCAGTTCCCGAAGCCGTTCTCGTTCTCCATCCCCCCGCCGGAGAAGTGACAGGAGGCGGCG GTACAGCTCTTACCGTTCCCACGACCATTACCAAAGGCAGAGAGTGCTGCAGAAGGAGCGTGCAATA gaagagagaagagtagtCTTCATTGGGAAGATACCTGGCCGCATGACTCGGTCAGAGCTGAAGCAAAGGTTCTCTGTTTTCGGAGAGATTGAGGAATGCACCATCCACTTCCGTGTCCAAGG TGACAACTATGGCTTCGTCACTTACCGCTATGCCGAGGAGGCCTTTGCAGCCATCGAGAGTGGCCACAAGCTGAGGCAAGCAGATGAGCAGCCCTTTGATCTCTGTTTTGGGGGCCGCAGGCAGTTCTGCAAGAGAAGTTATTCTGATCTTG ACTCCAATCGGGAAGACTTTGACCCAGCTCCTGTAAAGAGCAAATTTGATTCTCTTGACTTTGACACATTGTTGAAACAGGCCCAGAAGAACCTCAGGAGGTAA
- the PPRC1 gene encoding peroxisome proliferator-activated receptor gamma coactivator-related protein 1 isoform X6, with translation MAARRARRDGVAPPPSGGPGPDPGGGVRGSGWGSRSQAPYGTVGAVSGGEQVLLHEEGDDSSFVSLSRLGPTLRDKDLEMDALLLQDETLLGTMQSYMDASLISLIEDFGSLGESRLSLEDQNEVSLLTALTEILDNADSENLSPFDSIPDSDLLVSPREGSSLHKLLTISRTPPERDLITPVDPLGASTGSSRMSGVEMSLADPSWDFSPPSFLDTSSPKLPSWRPSRSRPRWGQSSPQQRSDGEEEEEVARFSHQLLAGELDKPASSVPDFPMHLACPEEEEKTAATAEMSGQAAGDESISSLSELVRAMHPYCLPALTHLTSLDGELQEQTEDLALPEDCVVLEIVGHAAAAGNDLEIPVVVRQIPPEPQPGLLHDALEAGPALELLMPTLESGTEATVPKEALSLEKEGLSLDLREKLELTSLMAPQDSMDPEAPKGPLNPPDSSAPCSQKTRKGRRKKSKDQPAASAEGYSRRLRSSSRGQCRGTGQMTSLPSEEVQREAGPACGKGKPRAWARAWAAALEKPSSSGLESPVRQVRPAGEGPRDLCPSLVDPIQGSSVQVHLSRGDSAPANPVPLGSIEADPTAGGTVPTDPAPADPAPDDLAAADLELVDSLPSDPVLTDSAAVGPAVAVPIADDMSPVDPVPAMPMPVDSVTTDPPPVDSVLAKSRPTDPRRGAALSAQASLASPFFLESEVSALSKAAVSEGKAVGPLKVENGTGATTQEAKPRPLSLSEYRRRRQQRQAEAKERSSQPPAGKWPSLPETPTGLADIPCLVIPTAPTKKTAVQRSPEVSPGACSVPVAPSPASPSPEPPASKPLSSTTPEQVPSQEIPLPAAPLPPAVQPMLPPMPSAPPFPPGGLGVTAMLPLPASGQGVSSLPPPPLQPPSLPVPPDPYPHYAPVPPWPCYPPVAPSGYPCLPPPPTVPLVSGTPGAYAVPPTCNVPWVPPPASVPPYSSSCSYGPLGWGPGLQHPPFWPAVPPPPLPLASVGRAVPPPKVESSGTPAGPSESVLPVPMAPPQGLQASAGQGAAAVEAARVEGKPVPASHLKHQVSSPGQSAQGKTPPCGTVPEPESERLKPEMQETRPREKPPSPVAKAVSAATPRPSTAPKLPALHPARLRKLSFLPKPRAQGPEDVVQAFISEIGIEASDLSSLLEQFEQSEAKKECPPPAPADSLAVGNSGSSCSSSGRSRRCSSSSSSSSSSSSTSSSSSSSRSRSRSPSPRRRSDRRRRYSSYRSHDHYQRQRVLQKERAIEERRVVFIGKIPGRMTRSELKQRFSVFGEIEECTIHFRVQGDNYGFVTYRYAEEAFAAIESGHKLRQADEQPFDLCFGGRRQFCKRSYSDLDSNREDFDPAPVKSKFDSLDFDTLLKQAQKNLRR, from the exons ATGGCGGCGCGCCGGGCGCGGAGAGACGGAGTCGCGCCGCCTCCGAGTGGGGGCCCCGGCCCAGACCCGGGCGGCGGAGTCCGCGGCAGCGGTTGGGGGAGCCGGAGCCAAGCGCCCTATGGGACTGTTGGCGCTGTGAGCGGCGGAGAGCAG GTGCTGCTCCATGAGGAAGGGGATGATTCCAGCTTTGTCAGTCTGTCACGACTAGGCCCCACTCTGAGGGACAAGGACCTGGAGATGGATGCCTTGTTGCTACAGGATGAGACATTGCTGGGGACCATGCAGAGTTACATGGATGCCTCACTCATCTCCCTCATTGAAGATTTTGGGAGCCTTGGAGAG AGCAGGTTGTCTCTGGAGGACCAGAATGAGGTGTCACTGCTCACGGCTCTCACTGAGATCTTGGACAATGCGGATTCTGAGAATCTGTCTCCGTTTGACAGCATTCCTGACTCGGACCTGCTTGTGTCACCTCGAGAGGGCTCCTCT TTGCACAAGCTGCTCACCATCTCTCGGACACCCCCAGAGCGTGACCTCATCACCCCAGTTGACCCGCTGGGAGCCAGCACAGGCAGTAGTAGAATGAGTGGG GTTGAAATGTCTCTCGCCGATCCCTCTTGGGActtctccccaccctccttcTTGGACACATCTTCCCCCAAACTTCCTAGTTGGCGTCCCTCAAGGTCCAGACCCCGCTGGGGCCAGTCTTCTCCCCAGCAGCGCAGTGacggggaagaagaggaggaggtggctcGCTTCAGCCACCAGCTGCTTGCTGGGGAACTGGACAAGCCTGCGAGCAGCGTTCCAGATTTCCCCATGCACCTAGCCTGTcctgaggaggaagagaagacgGCAGCGACAGCAGAGATGTCTGGACAGGCAGCTGGAGATGAGAGCATCTCCTCCCTGAGTGAGCTGGTGCGAGCCATGCATCCCTACTGCCTGCCCGCCCTCACCCACCTGACGTCACTGGACGGTGAGCTGCAGGAGCAGACGGAGGACCTAGCCCTGCCTGAGgattgtgtggtgctggagattgtgGGACATGCAGCTGCAGCTGGCAATGACCTGGAGATTCCAGTTGTGGTGCGGCAGATCCCTCCCGAACCCCAGCCGGGGCTCCTGCACGACGCCCTGGAGGCTGGCCCAGCCTTGGAACTGCTCATGCCCACACTGGAGTCGGGGACGGAGGCCACCGTGcccaaggaagccctgagcctggAGAAAGAGGGTCTGTCCTTGGACCTGAGGGAAAAGCTAGAGTTAACCAGCTTAATGGCGCCCCAGGACAGCATGGACCCAGAGGCACCTAAGGGGCCTCTGAACCCACCAGACAGCTCCGCACCGTGTTCCCAGAAGACCCGAAAGGGCAGGAGGAAGAAGAGCAAGGATCAGCCCGCAGCCAGTGCAGAAGGCTATTCCCGGAGACTGAGGTCATCCTCCCGTGGGCAGTGTAGAGGGACTGGACAGATGACTTCCCTGCCTTCAGAGGAAGTCCAGAGAGAGGCAGGACCCGCATGTGGCAAAGGGAAACCCCGGGCCTGGGCTCGGGCCTGGGCAGCCGCCTTGGAGAAACCGAGTTCCAGCGGCTTGGAGAGTCCTGTCAGACAAGTGAGGCCAGCTGGGGAGGGTCCTCGAGACCTCTGTCCCTCCCTGGTTGACCCCATCCAAGGCAGCTCAGTTCAGGTCCATCTCTCACGGGGGGACTCTGCCCCAGCCAACCCTGTGCCACTTGGCTCCATTGAAGCTGACCCCACAGCAGGTGGCACTGTTCCCACCGACCCTGCGCCTGCCGACCCCGCCCCAGATGACCTTGCTGCAGCTGACTTGGAACTGGTTGATTCTCTCCCCTCTGACCCAGTTCTGACGGACTCAGCAGCGGTGGGCCCTGCGGTGGCCGTTCCCATCGCAGATGACATGTCACCAGTTGACCCTGTCCCGGCTATGCCGATGCCAGTTGACTCTGTTACCACAGATCCCCCTCCCGTGGACTCTGTACTGGCTAAGTCTCGGCCCACTGATCCCCGCCGTGGCGCGGCCTTATCCGCCCAGGCAAGTTTAGCCTCTCCGTTCTTTCTGGAGTCAGAGGTCTCAGCTCTCTCGAAAGCTGCCGTCTCTGAAGGCAAGGCCGTGGGTCCTCTGAAGGTAGAGAATGGTACCGGTGCCACCACCCAGGAAGCCAAACCCCGACCCCTTAGCTTGTCTGAGTACCGGCGTCGGAGGCAGCAGCGTCAAGCAGAGGCGAAAGAGAGGAGTTCCCAGCCTCCAGCTGGGAAGTGGCCCAGCCTCCCGGAGACCCCCACGGGGCTGGCAGACATCCCTTGTCTTGTCATCCCGACAGCCCCAACTAAGAAGACGGCTGTGCAGAGAAGCCCTGAGGTCTCTCCCGGAGCGTGCTCTGTCCCTGtggctcccagccctgcctctccTAGTCCAGAGCCACCTGCAAGCAAACCTCTATCCTCCACAACTCCTGAGCAGGTGCCATCCCAGGAGATCCCGCTGCCTGCCGCACCTCTGCCTCCTGCCGTGCAGCCCATGCTCCCCCCGATGCCCTCTGCGCCGCCTTTCCCTCCTGGTGGACTGGGCGTGACTGCCATGTTGCCCCTTCCTGCCAGTGGGCAGGGGGTCTCCAgtctccccccaccgcccctgcaGCCTCCTAGTCTCCCGGTGCCCCCTGATCCTTACCCTCACTATGCCCCTGTGCCTCCTTGGCCTTGTTATCCCCCCGTGGCCCCCTCTGGCTACCCTTGCCTGCCTCCCCCGCCAACGGTACCCCTCGTGTCTGGGACTCCTGGTGCTTATGCTGTGCCCCCTACTTGCAACGTGCCTTGGGTACCCCCACCTGCCTCAGTCCCACCTTACAGTTCCAGCTGTTCCTACGGGCCCTTGGGCTGGGGCCCGGGACTGCAGCACCCTCCGTTCTGGCCTGCTGTGCCCCCACCTCCGTTGCCTCTGGCTTCAGTTGGAAGGGCTGTCCCCCCACCCAAGGTGGAGTCCAGTGGCACCCCAGCTGGCCCTTCGGAAAGTGTACTTCCTGTGCCGATGGCTCCTCCCCAAGGCCTTCAAGCATCCGCTGGGCAGGGAGCTGCAGCGGTAGAGGCTGCCAGGGTGGAGGGGAAGCCAGTGCCTGCGTCTCATCTGAAGCACCAGGTGTCCTCCCCCGGGCAGAGCGCCCAGGGCAAGACTCCACCATGTGGGACTGTTCCCGAGCCTGAATCTGAGAGACTGAAGCCGGAGATGCAGGAGACCCGGCCCAGGGAGAAGCCGCCTTCTCCTGTGGCCAAGGCAGTTTCTGCAGCCACGCCTAGGCCGAGCACTGCTCCTAAGCTGCCCGCGCTCCACCCGGCCCGCCTGAGGAAGCTCTCCTTCCTGCCGAAACCACGCGCCCAGGGCCCCGAGGACGTTGTGCAGGCTTTCATCAGTGAGATTG GAATCGAGGCATCGGACCTGTCCAGTCTGCTGGAGCAGTTTGAGCAGTCAGAAG CCAAAAAGGAGTGCCCTCCCCCGGCTCCTGCTGACAGCTTGGCTGTAGGAAACTCAGG ATCCAGTTGCAGTTCCTCTGGACGTTCCCGAAGatgttcttcctcctcctcctcctcatcatcatcctcctcaACATCCTCTTCCTCATCCAGTTCCCGAAGCCGTTCTCGTTCTCCATCCCCCCGCCGGAGAAGTGACAGGAGGCGGCG GTACAGCTCTTACCGTTCCCACGACCATTACCAAAGGCAGAGAGTGCTGCAGAAGGAGCGTGCAATA gaagagagaagagtagtCTTCATTGGGAAGATACCTGGCCGCATGACTCGGTCAGAGCTGAAGCAAAGGTTCTCTGTTTTCGGAGAGATTGAGGAATGCACCATCCACTTCCGTGTCCAAGG TGACAACTATGGCTTCGTCACTTACCGCTATGCCGAGGAGGCCTTTGCAGCCATCGAGAGTGGCCACAAGCTGAGGCAAGCAGATGAGCAGCCCTTTGATCTCTGTTTTGGGGGCCGCAGGCAGTTCTGCAAGAGAAGTTATTCTGATCTTG ACTCCAATCGGGAAGACTTTGACCCAGCTCCTGTAAAGAGCAAATTTGATTCTCTTGACTTTGACACATTGTTGAAACAGGCCCAGAAGAACCTCAGGAGGTAA